The following proteins come from a genomic window of Candidatus Nitrospira nitrificans:
- a CDS encoding c-type cytochrome, which yields MRRPILCRSLALTLVTATALAPWSVAVYGADEAILKPRVPVDQLEEARTWTNPLPATPEMLEKGKQLFQGKAFCVTCHGRDGKGLGGDIEPGTLKGPLPRNFTDQDWQAARTDGELLWILKNGSKGTAMAKFIPLVLTEEEAWQVLLYVRSFGQNRDTPQTDGRP from the coding sequence ATGAGACGACCCATCCTCTGCCGATCTCTGGCCCTGACGCTCGTCACAGCCACAGCGCTCGCCCCCTGGAGCGTTGCTGTCTATGGGGCTGATGAAGCAATCCTCAAACCACGAGTGCCGGTCGATCAACTTGAGGAAGCAAGGACATGGACCAATCCCCTCCCCGCCACCCCTGAAATGCTTGAGAAGGGAAAGCAGCTCTTTCAAGGCAAAGCATTCTGTGTGACCTGTCACGGGAGAGACGGCAAGGGATTGGGAGGCGATATTGAGCCCGGTACGCTCAAAGGTCCCTTGCCACGCAATTTCACCGATCAAGACTGGCAGGCCGCCAGAACAGATGGCGAACTCCTCTGGATCTTGAAAAACGGCAGCAAAGGCACGGCGATGGCTAAGTTCATTCCGCTGGTTTTGACCGAAGAAGAAGCCTGGCAGGTCTTGCTCTACGTGCGATCGTTCGGCCAGAATCGGGACACACCACAAACTGATGGACGGCCGTAA
- a CDS encoding PD-(D/E)XK motif protein, translated as MRVSEVLSEAWDTASGDAGVTPGYYRRRIQLPLGLAIYGGVLVPGGMRCLSVEFGLTSLQGLNFKDQTRGYLVETEVQSSGKGIFVHLQETPAVMPKDLFKILCSDILEHILSSRATADVAKTLHRRLQHWKKFFQNRSPDGLSRDEYIGLFGELEFFEKCLQRGVPLQVLSDAWQGPLQTNQDFLFGKIAVEVKAVTANDAGTVNIANARQLDDTGLSALFLCHVAYDFREGTGRILTSVIQSVRLLLANGPDALATFEDRLLAAGYIEPEISPFAGYGFTERQRSYFKVHNGFPRILESDLDQGVSAVCYTVNLSNCSAFTISEAELMSAVSI; from the coding sequence ATGAGAGTTTCTGAAGTACTGTCGGAGGCGTGGGATACGGCATCTGGCGATGCAGGGGTAACACCGGGATACTATAGGCGGCGTATACAGCTTCCACTCGGTTTGGCGATATATGGGGGAGTGCTTGTTCCTGGAGGTATGCGCTGTCTTTCTGTGGAATTTGGCCTGACGTCTCTGCAGGGGTTGAATTTTAAGGATCAGACTCGGGGCTATCTAGTCGAGACCGAAGTGCAAAGCAGTGGGAAAGGCATCTTCGTTCATCTTCAGGAAACGCCTGCTGTTATGCCAAAGGATTTATTCAAGATCCTTTGTTCGGATATTCTTGAGCACATACTGTCCTCCAGAGCTACTGCCGACGTCGCGAAAACGTTGCACCGGCGACTGCAGCATTGGAAGAAGTTCTTCCAAAACCGCTCACCGGATGGTCTCTCACGTGATGAATACATCGGGCTATTTGGAGAACTCGAGTTTTTTGAAAAATGTCTTCAGCGTGGGGTCCCCCTCCAAGTTCTTTCGGACGCATGGCAGGGACCACTACAAACCAATCAGGATTTTCTATTTGGCAAAATCGCGGTAGAGGTTAAAGCTGTTACTGCAAATGATGCAGGCACAGTCAATATTGCAAATGCCCGTCAGTTGGATGATACAGGGCTGAGCGCCCTCTTTTTGTGTCATGTCGCTTACGATTTCCGCGAGGGTACTGGCCGTATTCTGACCTCCGTGATTCAGTCAGTAAGGCTCTTGCTTGCAAATGGGCCGGACGCCTTAGCGACGTTCGAGGACCGTTTATTGGCAGCAGGTTACATCGAGCCCGAGATATCACCCTTCGCCGGTTACGGATTCACCGAAAGACAACGATCCTACTTCAAGGTCCACAACGGTTTCCCTCGCATTCTGGAGTCAGATCTTGATCAGGGTGTCTCAGCTGTATGCTATACAGTGAATCTATCTAACTGTTCAGCATTTACAATCTCAGAAGCCGAACTGATGAGCGCAGTGTCTATTTAG
- a CDS encoding DUF1264 domain-containing protein codes for MKKGLLAVVAMAAVGCSGVATQKAVGGEPTSPAVGYEIHVQAPHMMPDGTPGGPFHHYCKGISDKILQCLLFESTDPKAPLVGVEYFVAKDLTRKLPAIQWHRHFHDHKVEIATGRVQILDMPADQAAKVADVAAGTDGVIYHLWQHGQEFPDGTVSFPQSLGHKFTGYSDK; via the coding sequence ATGAAAAAAGGACTGTTAGCCGTTGTCGCGATGGCCGCTGTTGGATGTAGCGGAGTGGCCACCCAAAAGGCTGTCGGCGGGGAACCAACAAGCCCTGCGGTCGGATACGAGATCCATGTGCAGGCGCCCCACATGATGCCGGATGGGACCCCGGGCGGCCCGTTCCATCATTACTGCAAGGGCATTTCCGACAAGATTCTTCAATGCCTCCTGTTCGAGTCGACCGACCCAAAGGCCCCCTTGGTCGGGGTCGAGTATTTCGTGGCCAAGGATCTGACGCGAAAGCTTCCCGCCATTCAGTGGCATCGGCATTTCCACGATCATAAAGTAGAAATCGCGACCGGTCGTGTCCAAATTCTTGATATGCCGGCCGACCAGGCCGCCAAGGTGGCGGACGTGGCGGCAGGGACAGACGGCGTGATCTATCATCTGTGGCAACATGGGCAAGAATTCCCCGACGGCACCGTGAGCTTTCCGCAATCCCTTGGGCATAAGTTCACCGGCTATTCTGACAAATAA
- the ricT gene encoding regulatory iron-sulfur-containing complex subunit RicT, translating to MESACDDQLLHTYPTSVRLVGVKIRNRGEVKKLGAVSVPLRNGDPVLLEVDGEATYGIVYTEPYTTPFIPPMRAMKSILRKPNTEETALIGRLERLSEEAAAYCRTKAMELGIHLKLVEVYGAMNRRQLTFVYTAEDRIDFRELVRDLARRFGGRIEMRQVGVREEARRLGGIDTCGLVLCCASFLTDVKPISAKQAKKLDLPIDDPRLLGVCGRLKCCLMFEMMDAQEKIVPQAQHLITPTRPDSPSSPTLPS from the coding sequence ATGGAATCTGCATGTGATGACCAGCTCCTCCACACCTATCCCACCTCAGTCCGCCTGGTCGGAGTCAAGATCAGGAACCGTGGAGAGGTCAAGAAGTTAGGCGCCGTCAGCGTACCCTTGCGCAACGGAGATCCCGTTTTACTCGAAGTGGATGGAGAAGCCACGTACGGGATCGTTTATACCGAGCCGTACACCACCCCCTTTATTCCTCCTATGCGCGCGATGAAATCCATCTTGCGAAAGCCGAATACTGAAGAAACCGCGTTGATCGGCAGACTTGAGCGGCTCTCCGAGGAGGCTGCCGCCTATTGTCGAACGAAAGCGATGGAACTTGGCATCCATCTGAAGCTGGTTGAGGTTTATGGAGCCATGAACCGCCGGCAACTGACCTTTGTCTACACGGCTGAGGACCGAATCGATTTCCGAGAGCTGGTCCGAGACCTGGCCCGTCGTTTCGGCGGCCGGATTGAAATGCGTCAAGTCGGGGTACGCGAGGAGGCCAGACGCCTCGGTGGCATCGATACCTGTGGCTTGGTTCTTTGTTGTGCCAGTTTTCTGACCGATGTGAAGCCGATCTCGGCCAAGCAAGCGAAAAAGCTCGACCTACCGATCGACGACCCTCGTTTGCTGGGCGTGTGTGGCAGGCTGAAATGCTGTTTGATGTTCGAGATGATGGACGCCCAGGAGAAGATCGTCCCTCAGGCTCAACACCTTATTACCCCGACCCGGCCTGATTCTCCTTCCTCACCAACGCTCCCTTCGTAG
- a CDS encoding cytochrome P450: MPDSVPSFTLVDVPGAVPLLGHLGSFKKQPLEMLSVWWRRHGDALRFRLGPKTLHLFSHPDLAEEILVQQADRFVKVYDPQRPQGLALVLGNGLVTSSGEVWKRHRRIIQPVFHRSRMAAMADRMAQVGEQRITAWENHAGRTIDIAAEMMQLALEVISQTMFTTSMAQHIDQISHALRVSLKYAFDSFHNPLRLPTWVPTARNREFRSVMQFMDGLMYGLLVERRRTGATHGDLLDLLLQARDEETGEGLTDRELRDEALTIFAAGHETTANALAWTWYLLATHPEAKARFHEEVDRVLQGRTPTADDLQHLPYTRALFDESLRLYPPAPAVQRKAATNTTVGGLPLSEGALVLVGTYNLHRHPAFWRDPDQFLPERWLDGERLSSRYAYLPFGAGPRACVGIHFASVEGPLLLALIGRRYDLHLAQEHVEPQLMVTLRPKGGIRMMLQPRHVPAVSVA; the protein is encoded by the coding sequence ATGCCGGACTCGGTTCCCTCCTTCACGCTTGTCGATGTGCCCGGCGCGGTACCGCTTCTCGGCCACCTGGGTTCGTTCAAGAAGCAGCCGCTAGAGATGCTCTCAGTCTGGTGGCGCCGGCACGGCGATGCGCTGCGCTTTCGCCTCGGCCCGAAGACACTCCATCTGTTCAGTCACCCGGATCTCGCCGAAGAAATTCTCGTCCAGCAAGCCGACCGCTTCGTGAAAGTGTATGACCCTCAGCGACCACAGGGCCTTGCGCTGGTTTTGGGCAATGGATTGGTGACCAGTTCGGGCGAGGTTTGGAAGCGACATCGGCGCATCATCCAACCGGTTTTTCATCGCTCTCGCATGGCCGCGATGGCCGATCGCATGGCCCAGGTGGGCGAGCAGCGGATTACCGCTTGGGAAAACCATGCGGGACGAACGATAGACATCGCCGCCGAGATGATGCAGCTCGCCCTTGAAGTGATCTCGCAGACAATGTTCACCACCAGCATGGCGCAACACATCGATCAGATCAGTCATGCGCTGCGCGTGAGCCTGAAGTATGCGTTCGACTCGTTTCACAACCCACTGCGTCTACCCACATGGGTACCCACCGCCCGCAACCGCGAATTTCGTTCGGTCATGCAGTTCATGGACGGGCTGATGTATGGACTGCTCGTCGAGCGGCGTCGCACCGGAGCAACCCATGGAGACCTTCTCGATCTGCTGCTTCAAGCCCGCGATGAAGAGACCGGCGAAGGACTGACCGATCGGGAGTTGCGCGACGAAGCCCTGACGATCTTTGCTGCAGGTCACGAGACCACCGCGAACGCGCTGGCCTGGACCTGGTATCTGCTCGCCACTCACCCCGAGGCGAAGGCACGGTTTCATGAAGAAGTGGACCGGGTGCTCCAGGGAAGAACGCCAACCGCCGACGACCTTCAGCACCTTCCGTATACTCGGGCCCTATTCGATGAATCGCTCCGCCTGTATCCACCGGCCCCGGCAGTCCAGCGCAAGGCCGCGACCAACACGACGGTTGGTGGGTTACCCTTGTCGGAAGGCGCGCTCGTTTTGGTCGGCACCTACAATCTGCACAGACACCCGGCCTTTTGGCGAGACCCCGACCAATTTCTGCCGGAGCGATGGTTGGATGGCGAGCGGCTCAGTTCCCGTTATGCCTATCTCCCCTTCGGCGCAGGACCTCGCGCCTGCGTGGGAATCCATTTCGCGTCAGTGGAAGGGCCACTTCTATTAGCCTTGATCGGCCGCCGCTATGATCTGCACCTGGCTCAAGAACACGTCGAGCCACAACTCATGGTCACTCTGCGGCCGAAAGGTGGCATCAGGATGATGCTCCAGCCACGACACGTGCCGGCCGTGTCGGTTGCTTAG
- a CDS encoding AIPR family protein yields MSKESDLINFSRELESDITDHAKPDGDPSSASFRESALTEIISDDLAACGVLESPVVCHFEGGHGAGSFKVDGYSVPEEDSRLDLFITHYARPSDEVQTINASHIEASFNKLERYFGRAIAGHHRNLEPGLEPYGMTERIHDLRSKFDRVNFLLFTNSRLVQRREKERKQEVNGLAATYDVWDLERFRRLRESGMSYETLQVDLRSLKAGGLPAVKVEQGNNKSQTWVTIFPGSLLADLYDEHGARLLELNVRSYLQARGKVNKGILQTLRDKPEYFMAYNNGITVVAEDVVTGTLHDGTDGILSLKGMQIVNGGQTTASIHRAVKDFGVDLSRVSVQGKITVVEPSRFQELVPFISRYSNTQNKITESDLTANHPFHIGMERVSRREWTPNQQTRWFYERARGSYPTAKMREGTTELKRREFEKRYPPEQRFSKEDLAKFENVWKGLPHVVSRHAQKNFVYFMHELGAIRDGWEPTVEEYRRYIAKGILYKEVQRIVKRNEAITAWRVNVTAYTAALLADKTVRRIDLDRIWREQGLSPSLMQTIESWAPAVFKHLPFIGQRDGKHIEESFKSQACWDYIRSLDWNIPPALDRELISSTGANGDGAAGPDSISGERLTPHDHNNIALCKELSAAQWLTISAWGQKSGELKEWQRGVAYTLASYAAEGWIRLPSVKQAKHGSAMIEKARSAGILNRDE; encoded by the coding sequence ATGTCTAAAGAGTCTGATCTGATTAATTTTTCTCGCGAGCTGGAAAGCGACATCACCGATCACGCTAAACCGGACGGCGATCCTTCAAGTGCCAGTTTTCGAGAGTCTGCACTAACCGAGATCATCTCCGACGATCTCGCTGCTTGTGGAGTCCTGGAATCGCCCGTAGTCTGTCACTTTGAAGGTGGACATGGTGCAGGGTCTTTCAAGGTAGATGGCTACAGCGTGCCTGAGGAGGATTCACGACTCGACCTCTTCATCACTCATTACGCCAGGCCTTCCGATGAAGTCCAGACCATCAACGCATCACATATTGAAGCGTCATTCAACAAGTTAGAACGATACTTTGGTCGGGCAATTGCAGGCCATCACAGGAATCTGGAGCCGGGTCTAGAGCCCTACGGGATGACCGAGCGAATCCATGACCTGCGCAGTAAGTTCGATCGCGTAAACTTCCTGCTGTTCACGAATTCTCGCCTTGTTCAGAGGCGAGAAAAAGAGCGAAAGCAGGAAGTGAACGGTCTCGCAGCTACCTATGACGTCTGGGACCTAGAGCGATTCAGGCGGCTTCGCGAAAGCGGAATGAGTTATGAAACTCTTCAGGTAGATTTAAGATCCCTCAAGGCGGGAGGCCTGCCAGCGGTAAAAGTTGAGCAAGGAAACAATAAATCTCAAACCTGGGTCACTATTTTCCCAGGGTCGCTGTTGGCAGACCTTTACGATGAACATGGTGCGCGCCTTTTGGAATTGAACGTGCGCTCATATCTACAGGCCCGAGGAAAAGTGAACAAGGGAATACTTCAGACTCTCCGCGATAAGCCGGAATACTTCATGGCTTATAATAACGGCATTACTGTAGTGGCAGAGGACGTTGTAACAGGCACACTGCACGATGGAACGGATGGCATCCTTAGTCTGAAAGGGATGCAAATCGTCAATGGAGGCCAGACCACAGCTTCTATTCATAGGGCGGTGAAAGACTTTGGGGTCGATCTTTCTCGTGTTTCCGTGCAGGGGAAAATAACGGTTGTTGAGCCTTCACGGTTCCAAGAACTGGTTCCGTTCATATCCAGATACTCAAATACACAGAATAAAATCACCGAATCCGATTTGACTGCGAATCATCCATTCCATATCGGTATGGAACGTGTCTCCCGACGTGAATGGACACCTAATCAGCAGACCCGCTGGTTTTATGAGCGTGCTCGAGGCAGCTATCCAACAGCAAAGATGCGTGAAGGAACCACTGAGCTGAAGAGGCGTGAGTTTGAAAAACGTTATCCACCCGAACAACGCTTTAGCAAAGAAGACCTGGCCAAGTTCGAAAATGTTTGGAAGGGCCTACCGCATGTAGTGAGTCGGCATGCGCAGAAAAACTTTGTCTATTTCATGCATGAGCTTGGAGCTATCCGCGACGGCTGGGAGCCGACTGTTGAAGAATATCGGCGATATATCGCCAAGGGAATCCTGTATAAGGAAGTCCAGCGGATAGTCAAACGAAATGAAGCGATTACTGCTTGGCGCGTCAACGTAACCGCTTACACTGCAGCGTTGCTAGCGGATAAAACAGTTCGTCGCATTGACCTCGATCGCATTTGGCGTGAGCAAGGGCTCTCTCCGTCTCTCATGCAAACAATAGAAAGCTGGGCTCCTGCCGTCTTCAAACACCTCCCTTTTATCGGCCAGCGTGACGGCAAACATATTGAAGAGTCGTTCAAATCTCAAGCCTGCTGGGATTATATCCGTTCATTAGACTGGAATATCCCTCCCGCTCTTGATCGGGAGTTGATTTCCTCAACGGGTGCCAATGGTGATGGCGCGGCAGGACCAGACTCAATCAGTGGAGAGCGGTTAACCCCTCATGATCATAACAACATCGCTCTGTGTAAGGAGTTGAGTGCCGCACAATGGCTAACAATTTCTGCTTGGGGACAGAAGTCCGGGGAACTCAAAGAATGGCAGCGTGGTGTTGCATATACACTCGCCAGCTATGCTGCCGAAGGCTGGATCCGTTTGCCATCGGTAAAGCAGGCAAAACACGGCTCGGCTATGATCGAGAAGGCCCGTTCAGCCGGCATTCTTAATAGAGATGAATGA
- the dcm gene encoding DNA (cytosine-5-)-methyltransferase yields MISPVHEFRSKVLIRQAKPKGTKEKYSGVIGYKDALDLIIGSTAVESLPEDARTQLEAIASHWIQSPETSPLILGRKAGEDWRMLLSMKADSGQFKIKRGKRSKESSECNWRIDFSSLPFPPVDRPRFTFIDLFAGIGGFRIALQSLGGKCVFSSEWDRHAQRTYERNFGEMPFGDIRAFTGDDISNRQIAKWIPDHDVLTAGFPCQPFSKAGVSARKSLGLKHGFSCEIQGTLFFDLVRIAKAKRPRVLLLENVKHLRGHDEGRTFQTIEKTIREDLGYSFSPHMLDSSTLVPQRRQRCYIVCFRDSEETFSFPPFTGAPMPLSSILLKKDPDARYTISDRLWTGHQNRTERNLNRGAGFTAFLADLSRPANTLVARYYKDGKECLVPQPGRNPRKLTPKECARLQGFPEEFIPSDSDNQAYRQFGNSVAIPVVKRVAEEIMKKLEISE; encoded by the coding sequence GTGATTAGCCCTGTGCATGAATTCAGGAGTAAAGTTTTAATTCGTCAGGCCAAGCCCAAGGGCACCAAGGAGAAATATTCTGGAGTGATTGGGTACAAGGACGCACTGGATCTTATTATCGGTTCGACAGCGGTGGAGTCACTGCCCGAGGATGCCCGGACACAACTCGAAGCGATCGCCTCACACTGGATCCAATCGCCAGAGACAAGTCCGCTGATCCTCGGCAGGAAGGCGGGAGAGGATTGGCGGATGCTCCTGTCAATGAAGGCAGATTCTGGTCAGTTCAAAATCAAGCGAGGCAAGCGGAGCAAAGAGAGTTCTGAATGTAATTGGAGAATCGACTTCAGTAGTTTGCCTTTCCCTCCAGTCGATCGACCACGGTTTACCTTCATTGACTTGTTTGCCGGCATCGGCGGATTTCGCATCGCGTTGCAAAGTCTTGGCGGCAAGTGTGTTTTCTCCAGCGAGTGGGATCGCCATGCACAGCGAACTTATGAAAGAAATTTCGGAGAAATGCCGTTTGGCGATATTAGAGCTTTTACAGGCGATGATATTTCCAACAGGCAAATCGCCAAGTGGATACCCGATCATGATGTTCTGACTGCTGGATTCCCGTGCCAACCCTTCAGCAAGGCAGGGGTTTCAGCGAGAAAGTCGCTTGGCCTCAAGCATGGGTTCTCATGTGAGATTCAAGGAACTCTCTTTTTTGATCTGGTCCGGATTGCGAAGGCAAAAAGACCCAGGGTTTTACTTCTGGAGAACGTTAAGCACCTTCGGGGACACGACGAAGGACGTACTTTTCAAACGATTGAGAAAACCATCAGGGAAGATCTCGGATATTCTTTTTCGCCGCATATGCTGGATTCCTCCACGCTGGTCCCACAGCGGCGCCAGCGTTGCTACATAGTCTGCTTTCGTGACTCTGAAGAAACATTTTCATTCCCCCCCTTCACGGGCGCGCCAATGCCGCTGAGTTCAATTCTCTTAAAAAAAGACCCAGATGCCCGCTATACGATTTCCGATCGATTGTGGACAGGGCATCAGAACAGAACAGAGCGCAACCTTAATCGCGGAGCAGGATTTACAGCCTTTCTGGCTGACCTTAGCAGGCCTGCAAACACTTTAGTGGCCCGGTACTACAAAGACGGGAAAGAGTGTCTCGTGCCTCAGCCGGGAAGAAACCCAAGAAAACTAACTCCGAAGGAATGTGCCAGACTACAGGGGTTCCCTGAAGAATTCATCCCAAGCGATTCAGATAATCAAGCATACAGACAGTTTGGTAACTCTGTAGCCATTCCTGTGGTAAAAAGAGTTGCAGAAGAGATTATGAAGAAGTTGGAGATAAGTGAGTAA
- a CDS encoding tyrosine-type recombinase/integrase, whose product MQKLTKRIIDDTPLPTSGQIFVRDSVLRGFALRVTKGAKTFVLERRVKGRVRRITIGPFGPLTVEQARKIAEGHIGAIAQGEDPAQTRQDRIKEPTFADLTALYEQRHLPFKRSGRDDRSLLQSRLIELKTRKLSDITRNDVIVLHSKIGETAPYRANRAVALLRKMFNLAKDWEMFHGENPATRIHFFKERERDRFVQPDELPGVFAAIMEESDEYVRASFWAYVFTGARREEVLSMKWEDVSLERAEWRIPQTKADRPHVLPLPTPLLAVLSNLTRQEGNPYVFVGQNGSHRVNIKRAWNRIRTKAKILDVRLHDLRRTVGSWLSGSGESLQLIGKVLNHSNISTTRIYARLNLDPVRTALEQNANKMLLTVQNHCEKKNGVVKGKRSVGRVTLPGLQRLLINSDNLASPKA is encoded by the coding sequence ATGCAAAAACTCACCAAACGAATTATTGATGACACCCCGCTTCCCACATCAGGGCAAATCTTTGTCCGAGACTCAGTGCTTCGTGGATTTGCCCTCCGAGTGACCAAGGGAGCGAAGACTTTTGTGTTGGAGCGACGCGTCAAAGGGAGGGTCAGACGAATCACGATCGGTCCCTTTGGCCCTCTGACGGTTGAGCAGGCTCGTAAAATTGCAGAGGGCCATATTGGCGCGATTGCACAAGGAGAAGATCCCGCACAAACGAGACAAGATAGAATCAAAGAACCGACGTTTGCTGACCTGACGGCGCTCTATGAACAGCGGCATTTGCCGTTCAAGCGATCAGGTCGTGATGACCGTAGTCTTTTGCAATCCCGTCTGATTGAGTTGAAGACGAGAAAGCTATCCGACATCACAAGAAATGATGTAATCGTTCTGCACTCGAAAATCGGAGAGACTGCACCATATCGGGCGAATCGAGCAGTGGCGCTTTTGCGCAAGATGTTCAACCTGGCCAAAGACTGGGAAATGTTCCATGGCGAGAATCCCGCGACGAGAATTCATTTCTTCAAAGAACGAGAGCGGGATCGATTCGTTCAGCCGGATGAGCTCCCAGGAGTATTTGCCGCCATCATGGAAGAATCCGATGAATATGTCCGTGCATCGTTTTGGGCGTATGTGTTCACGGGAGCCAGGCGGGAGGAGGTTCTCTCGATGAAATGGGAAGATGTAAGCTTAGAAAGAGCGGAATGGCGCATTCCGCAGACCAAAGCCGATCGTCCCCACGTTCTGCCCCTGCCTACCCCTCTGTTGGCCGTCTTGAGCAATCTGACCAGGCAGGAGGGCAATCCATATGTTTTCGTGGGTCAGAATGGTTCTCACAGAGTGAATATTAAGAGGGCGTGGAACCGCATTCGGACGAAAGCAAAGATACTGGATGTCAGATTGCACGATTTGCGACGAACGGTTGGATCATGGCTGTCAGGAAGCGGGGAGAGCCTGCAGTTAATTGGGAAAGTTCTCAATCACAGCAACATCAGCACGACAAGAATCTATGCGCGGTTGAATCTTGACCCGGTCAGAACCGCGCTCGAACAAAATGCCAATAAGATGCTGCTGACGGTGCAAAATCACTGTGAGAAGAAAAACGGAGTCGTTAAGGGGAAGAGGTCAGTGGGCCGAGTAACACTCCCGGGACTTCAGCGATTGCTGATTAATTCGGATAATTTGGCCTCACCAAAGGCTTAA
- a CDS encoding YihY/virulence factor BrkB family protein: MAGSTRMSPFAKQDLWTRDLTTMSWLQRLSTQALRLATAVGMEFRHRLLDARAAGLVYTTLLSMVPFLAVMFSVLKAFDVHHVIEPLLAQTLAPLGTRSTEITSTIVGFVDNIKIGVLGAAGIAGLFYTTYSLIDKIEQALNAIWQVKQGRTWERKFTDYLSAVLVGPVLVVSAFGLLASLQSHTVVQRLVDMEPFGTLLVWSGDVVPFVMLCVVFSFFYKTIPNTHVQVRSAAAGGVSAAVLWIIAEEVFAKFVAASASYSAIYSSFAVLMLFLLWLYAGWMIVLIGAQFSFFHQYPTAYLSRLLWDQGTYVFREQLALNVLRVLGHHYLKGDRPLQLPELSSELNMPLSLVEEEVERLVDNGFVGRLQEPEGVSLIKAPDLILVKEVLDSVRNGTPPWVLPHLDPSDPVSALLRRRDKAVERALVGETMQSLLQDQPSSRSIES; encoded by the coding sequence ATGGCCGGCTCCACACGCATGTCCCCATTTGCGAAGCAGGACCTCTGGACCAGGGATCTGACGACCATGTCATGGCTCCAACGGTTGAGTACTCAGGCGCTCAGGCTGGCCACTGCCGTCGGCATGGAGTTTCGCCATCGCCTGCTCGATGCGCGGGCGGCGGGTCTGGTCTACACGACATTGCTGTCGATGGTGCCGTTTCTCGCCGTGATGTTCTCGGTGTTGAAGGCCTTCGATGTCCACCATGTGATCGAACCCCTCTTGGCCCAGACCCTGGCACCCTTGGGCACAAGGAGCACGGAGATCACGTCCACCATCGTGGGGTTTGTCGACAATATTAAAATCGGCGTGCTGGGTGCCGCAGGGATTGCCGGCCTCTTCTATACGACCTATTCGCTGATCGACAAGATCGAGCAAGCGCTCAACGCGATCTGGCAAGTCAAACAGGGGCGCACCTGGGAACGAAAGTTTACCGACTATTTGAGCGCGGTCCTCGTGGGACCGGTGCTCGTCGTGAGCGCATTCGGTCTGCTCGCGTCACTGCAAAGTCATACCGTGGTTCAGCGTCTCGTGGACATGGAGCCGTTCGGGACGCTGCTGGTGTGGAGCGGCGACGTGGTGCCCTTCGTGATGCTCTGTGTCGTGTTCAGTTTTTTCTACAAGACGATCCCCAATACCCATGTCCAGGTGCGCTCGGCCGCCGCGGGCGGCGTCTCGGCGGCTGTTCTCTGGATCATCGCCGAAGAAGTCTTTGCGAAATTCGTGGCGGCCTCCGCCAGTTACAGCGCGATCTATTCGAGTTTCGCCGTCCTCATGCTGTTCCTGCTGTGGCTCTACGCCGGATGGATGATCGTGCTGATCGGGGCGCAGTTCTCCTTTTTTCACCAATATCCCACGGCCTATTTGTCCCGCCTGCTGTGGGATCAGGGTACGTACGTCTTTCGTGAACAACTCGCCTTGAACGTCTTACGCGTTCTGGGGCACCACTACCTCAAGGGCGATCGTCCGTTGCAGCTGCCGGAGCTGTCGAGTGAACTGAACATGCCCTTGTCTCTGGTGGAGGAAGAGGTTGAACGTCTGGTCGACAACGGGTTTGTGGGGCGCCTTCAGGAACCGGAAGGGGTGAGTCTCATCAAGGCGCCGGACCTGATTCTCGTGAAAGAGGTCCTGGATTCGGTTCGCAATGGGACCCCACCGTGGGTCCTGCCCCACCTCGATCCCAGCGATCCGGTGTCTGCCCTGTTGCGCCGTCGGGATAAGGCGGTGGAACGAGCGTTGGTGGGCGAGACCATGCAATCGCTCCTCCAAGACCAACCGTCGTCCCGGTCGATTGAGTCTTGA
- a CDS encoding DNA mismatch endonuclease Vsr, with protein sequence MDTLSSERRSWNMSRIKGSNTGPERIVRSILHRMGYRFSLHRKDLPGKPDIVLPKYKTVVFVHGCFWHCHKGCKDATMPKTRPIFWQNKLLGNAARDRIKHRSIRHLGWRVIIVWECETEKPAKLISRLSRLLNAENRLESC encoded by the coding sequence ATGGACACACTATCTTCTGAACGACGAAGCTGGAACATGAGCCGGATTAAGGGCTCCAATACAGGCCCTGAGCGGATAGTTCGTTCGATCCTGCACCGAATGGGTTACCGTTTTAGTCTCCACCGGAAAGACTTGCCTGGAAAGCCAGACATTGTGCTGCCAAAATATAAGACTGTTGTTTTCGTACACGGCTGTTTCTGGCACTGTCATAAGGGGTGCAAAGATGCGACCATGCCAAAAACACGGCCAATATTCTGGCAGAACAAGCTACTGGGCAATGCTGCCAGGGACCGGATCAAACATCGGTCCATTCGGCATCTAGGTTGGCGGGTAATAATTGTGTGGGAATGCGAAACTGAAAAACCGGCAAAGCTTATTTCGAGACTTAGTCGGCTTCTGAATGCTGAGAACCGTCTGGAGAGTTGCTGA